CACCTCCCTGTCGTTTGAAAGCGACGGACCTTTTTCATTGCGCAAGTTTCAGAATTTTCTTGATAACCAGTTACCCAAGGAGATCTTTCGTTCGAAAGGAATTCTCTGGTTCCAGGAGAGTGAACGTCGTCATGTGTTCCACTTAACTGGGAAGCGCTTCTCTATCAATGACAGTGATTGGACTGGAGAACGCAAAAATCAGATTGTCATGATCGGACGTGACATCAATCACGACTCCTTGCGTCAGCAGCTTCAGAACTGCGTGGCCAGCACCAACTCCTGAATCCGAGTTGATCGCTGAAGGCAACCTGTTACGAGAACAGACTTCGCTTAGGACTACAACTAGTCCTCGAGTGTTGTGCTCATCGGCTTTGAAGCCACAAGGGTCGAACTTCGGCTCTGGACAAAGACAGTGCTTTTAATCCGACCCATCAACAGCAATTCGTCTTTTTACTGAGGTGTTGAGATCCAAGACCTCGCAATCACAGAGGGCGTCCCCAATGGCCCCTTTGATGTTGCGAATTCTGCAGATAGTGAATCCAATCAAGACCTGGATCAAATGCAGCACTTCACCTCCGCTCCGCTCTCACCAAAAGGCCACCGCGGGGAGTGGGGCTGGGAATCTGTTGTAGCGAGAGATCCTGGTCCGCTACCAGCTGCAAGCTCAGATTACGGAGCAGGCCCACAGCCATCAAACGGATCTCCAGGTCCGCCAGGGCTTTACCCAGACAGACCCGTTCACCAGCTCCAAAAGGTAAAAGCGTCTGATTGAACGACCCATCCAGATGACGCTGCGGACGAAAGGCGCCAAGTTCATTGATTCCAGCAGGAGGTGTCGATCTCAGTGTCACTTGGATCACGCGATTCTCGGGAACCTCCACATCGGCAAGCTTGATCGAGCGCAGATTGCGACGGAAGAAGCCTCCTACAGGAGGAGTGAGGCGCATCACCTCCAAAACCGTGGCATCCAGCCGAGGCGATCGCGGCAAGGTGTCGACATTCTTGGGATATTCAAGAACTTCGGACAACAGCCAAGACTGGGCATCCGGATGAAGCAGCAGGGCACGGAATAGGCAACTCAGCGATGACGCGGTTGTCTCATAACCGGCGAACAGTAAGAGCAGGAGCTGTTCCACCAGATCATCATCATCAAGCGGAATGCCTGCTTCATCGAGACCACCGCTGAGCAAATCAAGCCCACCTGATCGGGCACCATCCCTGCGCAGAACACCCTTCAATCGCGACAGAATGCGCTGTCTTGAAGCCAGAGCACGGGCGAAAGGCGTTCCTGGCAACGCAATTGGGAATGAAAACAGGGCTTTTGACCAGATCTCAAAATCAGCGAAAAGCTCATCACTGCTGGAGCCATCCAGGCCCAACACGGTGGTAGCGATCACGGCGAAGGCGAAACGGCGCATCCTGGGAACAAGAGGGAGAGGAGCTTCCGCTTCTCTCAACTCAATGATCAGTTCATCAACCAAGCCCTGGATCGAAGGGGTGTAACGGATGAGGGCAGCACTGGAAAACAGTTGCCCAACCACCCGGCGACGGGCCTTGTGACCAGGCCCACTGCGGTTCACCAGCGAGCGTTTCCCGAGCAGTTCACGCACACTTTTTGGCCACCAACCTTCCAGCACATCGCCCTGGCTGAGTAGATCGGCAATGGCTCGATCACCGCGAATGAACACGATGCGTTGACCAAGCAGTTTTGTTTCAAAAACATCGCCATGGATGGCAAAGCGCTGCTGGGCAAACGCTGGATCGTTAAAGAAATCAAGGGTCTCTCTCAGACCGGTCACCGCACCCGTATTGGGCAAGGTCGCGGTGGGAAGAGTCGCGGAAGGCATGGTCACCGATGCGCAGCAAGCAAGCTATCGCCCGATCAATCCTTGCGGCGAGCTTTTCCGACCGCCGTTTTCAAGGTTTCTGATCCAAGACCGATGCACTACGCTCATTCTTGAATGAAGGTATGGAGCCAGAAGAAGTCAAAAGAAAGCTCCGCAAACAGTATCGACCAAAAAACATTGGTTTGACCTGAATGAGATCAACCGTCTAAATACAAGCATTCAGAGCAAAAATATTCCGATACCATTCATATCTTATAGACCCAATCCAGACACTCCTTACCGAGTCAACGAAGATCAATACCATGCTTCGCTGAATTATAAAAGTTACATTGGCATTCACCACTAATCATTGCCCTGGAAATTCAAGTTGACCCTCATAACAGCAAATTGGGTCTAGAAGGCAGGCGAAAATGCTTTCAACGACTTTATGAAGCCTACAATGACTGCAGAAATTTTAAAAGCTACAATCTCACCAAGATAGTTAATCATTGCACTAATAGATCGATTGCATGCCCAGCAAGGGCGACTAACCAACACGAACAAACCTCCTCTTAAGGCCTTAAATTGACATGCACTCAAGGAATAACAAAATTTCAAGAGCCAAAAAGAAACGAAACGAATTAACGACACGCGTCCTTCACCAAAAAGGCGAAAAGCCAAAACAATCTCAGAATACTTTCAGAATTCTATAAGCATCATTTCAGGGGCATTTAATTAAGAATTCAGGGCTTGATTCATCCAGCTATCAGACAATTGAGAAATATCTTGTTCGCGCCTTAGGAATGCCTGAGAACGTCAATAGTATCGATCGTTCCATCCTTTTAGAAGAGCTTGAGGCTGCTGGGGTCATTGATTCAGGGGATGTCCTAACAAGTACGCGTGATCAGGAAATCACCGCCAATCAGCGCAATCGCTTGAAAGGTGGCGATGGGGACGATCATTACATTGGTGAAGACGGAAAGAAGGAATCTTTTATCTTTGATGGTCGCAATGACAACAGGGATGAAGGTCGCCATGTTAATGTCATTAGCCATTTCTCTTTTCATGATCAGGATCGTCTGAGGATCCGCCTCGATGGAGGCTTCTTTCAAACTGACGATGGAAACAATCTGGCTCAATCCAGTGATGGGGATCATGCCAGTTTTCAAACAGCAAGAGATATTGCCGATCTGCTTTTACACATCAACCGAAAGGACGGTATTCAGGAAGGCATTGGTGAAGATCTCACCATCAGCCCTGATGAGATTGAACAGCAAACAAGGGAAAAGAACGGTAAGGTTAAGGGCCAGTTCCGTAGGGAATTAAAGCAGCAGCAGATCGAGGGAAGCTATGTCGAGATCGTAGGCAATCACCTCGTCATCAACCTCGATGACGGAGATGGGTCAGGAGAAACTGTTGACAAATGGGGAAATTATAAAACCGACGATGTGATGCTCGTTTATGAGAATTTTAATGAAAAATTGGCTTCACAGTTAGCAAGTGAATTTGGCTTTGATGCTACAGACTTTAGCGCCA
The window above is part of the Synechococcus sp. WH 8020 genome. Proteins encoded here:
- a CDS encoding cytochrome P450; protein product: MPSATLPTATLPNTGAVTGLRETLDFFNDPAFAQQRFAIHGDVFETKLLGQRIVFIRGDRAIADLLSQGDVLEGWWPKSVRELLGKRSLVNRSGPGHKARRRVVGQLFSSAALIRYTPSIQGLVDELIIELREAEAPLPLVPRMRRFAFAVIATTVLGLDGSSSDELFADFEIWSKALFSFPIALPGTPFARALASRQRILSRLKGVLRRDGARSGGLDLLSGGLDEAGIPLDDDDLVEQLLLLLFAGYETTASSLSCLFRALLLHPDAQSWLLSEVLEYPKNVDTLPRSPRLDATVLEVMRLTPPVGGFFRRNLRSIKLADVEVPENRVIQVTLRSTPPAGINELGAFRPQRHLDGSFNQTLLPFGAGERVCLGKALADLEIRLMAVGLLRNLSLQLVADQDLSLQQIPSPTPRGGLLVRAERR